A stretch of Microbacterium caowuchunii DNA encodes these proteins:
- a CDS encoding preprotein translocase subunit YajC yields the protein MDFANFFANYGLIFLLLILLVFMFWSSRRRMQKAKAEQEQKSRQTVPGAEVLLQGGLYGTIVAYDGENLDQPALVEIAPGVQIKVHSQAILRVVDPVEGAVSEDEFLEAEASEAEYASGVLDGDITSISDDHKFSAHPDENDADKKNKPEA from the coding sequence ATGGATTTCGCGAACTTCTTCGCCAACTACGGCCTCATCTTCCTCCTGCTCATCCTCCTCGTCTTCATGTTCTGGAGCTCCCGTCGCCGGATGCAGAAGGCGAAGGCCGAGCAGGAGCAGAAGTCCCGCCAGACCGTCCCGGGTGCCGAGGTGCTCCTGCAGGGCGGCCTGTACGGCACGATCGTCGCCTACGACGGCGAGAACCTCGACCAGCCGGCACTCGTGGAGATCGCCCCCGGCGTGCAGATCAAGGTGCACAGCCAGGCCATCCTCCGTGTCGTCGACCCGGTGGAGGGCGCCGTCTCCGAGGACGAGTTCCTCGAGGCCGAGGCCAGCGAGGCCGAGTACGCCTCGGGTGTACTGGACGGCGACATCACCTCGATCAGCGACGACCACAAGTTCTCCGCGCACCCCGACGAGAACGACGCCGACAAGAAGAACAAGCCCGAGGCCTGA
- the ruvB gene encoding Holliday junction branch migration DNA helicase RuvB — protein sequence MDDLRDAGTPADDSELAIEGALRPTSLAEFVGQQKVRAQLQLLLDAARIQQRPPDHILLSGPPGLGKTTLAMIVAHESGRALRISSGPAIQHAGDLAALLSSLTPGEVLFIDEIHRMARSAEEMLYLAMEDFRIDIMVGKGAGATSIPLDLAPFTLVGATTRSGLLPNPLRDRFGFTAHLEYYEPEELERVIARSALMIGVGLPGPARDEISRRSRGTPRIANRLLRRVRDYLLVHADQTAGDLAAVDAALELYDVDRIGLDRLDRAVLDVLIRRFRGGPVGLGTLSVAVGEEADTIESVVEPYLVRIGFMGRTPRGRIATPEAYAHLGVPHPTGALPLNDL from the coding sequence ATGGATGACCTGCGCGACGCGGGGACGCCCGCGGACGATTCCGAGCTCGCGATCGAAGGCGCGCTCCGGCCCACCTCGCTGGCCGAGTTCGTCGGTCAGCAGAAGGTGCGCGCCCAGCTCCAGCTGCTCCTCGACGCCGCACGGATCCAGCAGCGTCCGCCGGACCACATCCTCCTCTCCGGTCCTCCCGGTCTCGGCAAGACGACACTGGCGATGATCGTGGCGCACGAGAGCGGCCGCGCCCTGCGCATCTCGAGCGGACCCGCGATCCAGCACGCCGGTGACCTCGCCGCACTCCTGTCCTCGCTCACCCCCGGCGAGGTGCTCTTCATCGACGAGATCCACCGGATGGCGCGCTCTGCCGAGGAGATGCTGTACCTCGCCATGGAGGACTTCCGGATCGACATCATGGTGGGCAAGGGCGCGGGGGCGACCAGCATCCCGCTGGATCTCGCGCCGTTCACGCTGGTGGGCGCGACGACGCGCTCGGGTCTGCTGCCGAACCCGCTGCGGGACAGGTTCGGCTTCACCGCCCACCTCGAGTACTACGAACCGGAGGAGCTGGAGCGCGTGATCGCGCGGTCCGCCCTGATGATTGGCGTCGGGCTGCCGGGACCCGCCCGCGACGAGATCTCGCGGCGCTCCCGGGGAACGCCCCGCATCGCCAACCGTCTCCTGCGCCGGGTGCGCGACTATCTCCTGGTGCACGCCGATCAGACGGCGGGGGACCTGGCCGCGGTGGATGCCGCGCTCGAGCTGTACGACGTGGACCGGATCGGACTCGACCGGCTCGACCGCGCGGTGCTGGACGTGCTGATCCGCCGCTTCCGCGGAGGTCCGGTGGGACTCGGCACGCTCTCCGTGGCAGTGGGGGAGGAGGCGGACACGATCGAGTCCGTCGTGGAGCCCTACCTTGTCCGGATCGGCTTCATGGGACGCACCCCGCGCGGGCGCATCGCGACGCCCGAGGCCTACGCCCACCTGGGAGTGCCGCATCCGACCGGGGCGCTCCCCCTGAATGACCTATAA
- the ruvA gene encoding Holliday junction branch migration protein RuvA, producing the protein MIASLRGTVVHLGPDSVVIEVGGVGYAVSVTPDVSRGAHLGDELMLHTHLLVREDAMSLVGFPTREELAVFGSLIAVSGVGPKSALGVLAEMSIDQIAQAVADEADAPFRKVSGIGPKTAKLIVVQLAGKLAPPTAASRPGGTATPDLSAQVAQALVGLGWSERVALETAAEVVSGAGQDERTVAVLLRRALAELGPARAEALHG; encoded by the coding sequence ATGATCGCATCGCTTCGCGGCACCGTCGTCCACCTCGGCCCTGACTCCGTCGTGATCGAGGTCGGGGGAGTCGGCTACGCCGTCTCGGTGACGCCGGACGTGAGCCGGGGCGCCCACCTCGGTGACGAACTGATGCTGCACACGCACCTGCTGGTGCGCGAGGACGCCATGTCCCTCGTCGGGTTCCCGACCCGGGAGGAGCTCGCCGTCTTCGGGAGTCTGATCGCGGTCTCCGGTGTCGGCCCGAAGTCCGCACTCGGCGTTCTCGCCGAGATGAGCATCGACCAGATCGCCCAGGCCGTCGCCGACGAGGCCGACGCGCCGTTCCGGAAGGTCTCCGGCATCGGGCCGAAGACCGCCAAGCTCATCGTCGTGCAGCTCGCCGGGAAGCTCGCGCCGCCGACCGCTGCGTCTCGTCCGGGGGGCACTGCGACCCCCGATCTGTCCGCGCAGGTGGCGCAGGCCCTCGTGGGTCTCGGCTGGTCCGAGCGCGTCGCGCTCGAGACCGCGGCCGAGGTCGTGAGCGGGGCCGGCCAGGACGAACGCACCGTCGCCGTCCTGCTCCGCCGTGCCCTCGCCGAACTCGGCCCGGCTCGGGCGGAGGCGCTCCATGGATGA
- the ruvC gene encoding crossover junction endodeoxyribonuclease RuvC: MSPVLRVMGVDPGLTRCGVGVVDVARDRSARIVHVGVVRSAADLPASERLLIIAEGLREVVREFGPAAIAVERVFAQQNLSTVMGTAQASGVALLIAAENGIPAATHTPSEVKAAITGYGSAEKLQVQTMVARVLRLDALPQPADAADALALALCHAWRGGPQPALGGEADEMTPAQRAWRNAERSTRR; this comes from the coding sequence ATGTCTCCCGTGCTGCGCGTGATGGGCGTCGACCCCGGGCTGACCCGCTGCGGAGTCGGCGTCGTCGACGTCGCGCGCGACCGGAGCGCGCGGATCGTCCACGTCGGTGTCGTACGCTCGGCCGCCGATCTCCCGGCCTCGGAGCGGCTGCTCATCATCGCCGAGGGACTGCGCGAGGTCGTCCGCGAATTCGGCCCCGCCGCCATCGCGGTCGAGCGCGTCTTCGCCCAGCAGAACCTGAGCACCGTGATGGGCACCGCACAGGCCAGCGGCGTCGCTCTCCTGATCGCGGCCGAGAACGGCATCCCGGCTGCCACCCACACGCCCAGCGAGGTCAAGGCCGCCATCACCGGCTACGGCTCGGCCGAGAAGCTGCAGGTGCAGACCATGGTGGCCCGCGTCCTCCGGCTCGATGCGCTGCCGCAGCCGGCGGATGCGGCGGACGCCCTCGCTCTGGCCCTGTGCCATGCCTGGCGCGGGGGGCCGCAGCCCGCGCTCGGGGGAGAGGCCGACGAGATGACGCCGGCGCAGCGGGCGTGGCGCAACGCCGAGCGGAGCACGCGACGTTGA
- a CDS encoding YebC/PmpR family DNA-binding transcriptional regulator — translation MSGHSKWATTKHKKAVIDARRAKSFAKLIKNIEVAAKMGGADMAGNPTLFDAVQKAKKTSVPNDNIDRAIKRGAGIGGEAVEYTSIMYEAYGPNGVALMVECLTDNKNRAAAEVRTALSRNGATLADPGSVAYNFTRKGVIVVSGESASEDDVMMAALEAGAEEIEPHAQGYEVITEASDLVAVRSALQDAGLDYESADVEFVPNLKVEIDADTARKVFRIIDALEDSDDVQNVFSNFDLTPEVQAELEADE, via the coding sequence ATGTCCGGTCATTCCAAGTGGGCCACCACCAAGCACAAGAAGGCCGTGATCGATGCGCGCCGCGCGAAGTCCTTCGCGAAGCTGATCAAGAACATCGAGGTCGCCGCGAAGATGGGCGGCGCCGACATGGCCGGCAACCCGACCCTGTTCGACGCGGTGCAGAAGGCCAAGAAGACCTCGGTGCCCAACGACAACATCGACCGCGCCATCAAGCGCGGCGCGGGCATCGGCGGGGAAGCCGTCGAGTACACGTCGATCATGTACGAGGCCTACGGGCCCAACGGCGTGGCACTCATGGTCGAGTGTCTGACCGACAACAAGAACCGTGCCGCCGCGGAGGTGCGCACCGCGCTGAGCCGCAACGGTGCGACGCTGGCCGATCCGGGGAGCGTCGCCTACAACTTCACCCGCAAGGGCGTCATCGTGGTGTCGGGCGAGAGCGCGAGCGAGGACGACGTCATGATGGCCGCCCTCGAGGCCGGCGCGGAAGAGATCGAGCCGCACGCGCAGGGATACGAGGTCATCACCGAGGCCTCCGACCTCGTCGCGGTGCGCAGCGCCCTGCAGGATGCCGGTCTCGACTACGAGTCGGCCGATGTGGAGTTCGTGCCCAACCTGAAGGTGGAGATCGACGCGGACACCGCTCGGAAGGTGTTCCGGATCATCGACGCGCTCGAGGACAGCGACGACGTGCAGAACGTCTTCAGCAACTTCGATCTGACGCCCGAGGTGCAGGCGGAACTCGAAGCCGACGAGTGA
- a CDS encoding pyridoxal phosphate-dependent decarboxylase family protein has product MDERSRALDAAHRAASRFLDSLADRPVWPSASLDEMTEVFGGPLPASGEDAAELVLRMAADAEPGLVAIPGGRFFGYVIGGTLPAALAADWLVSAWDQNAGSSSMTTAAVALERVAGRWILDLLHLPETASVGFVTGAQMSNFVCLAVARRALLERRGWDLNRQGTSGAPPITVVVGADRHGSVDRAARFLGIGSDEIVAVASDEEGRMRPESLAGVLAGVERGLAVVCLQAGEVHSGAFDPFAELIPLAREHGAWVHVDGAFGLWAAASDRLRHLVAGAEGADSWTTDAHKTLNVPYDCGMAIVRRPEDSVAMFRTGGDYLMYSTDDPWDRGPELSRRARGVPVWAALRSLGRSGTAELVERLHTHAQAMAAGLRRIPGVSVIGEVPYTQLMFRLEDDEATRELGRAVLADGTAALTGAEWRGRAVLRCSMSSWATDQDDIERTLAAITRLVRAILG; this is encoded by the coding sequence ATGGATGAGCGCTCCCGTGCGCTCGATGCCGCGCACCGAGCCGCGTCCAGGTTCCTCGATTCGCTCGCCGACCGGCCGGTCTGGCCCAGCGCCTCGCTGGACGAGATGACGGAGGTGTTCGGGGGTCCGCTGCCGGCTTCCGGCGAGGATGCCGCGGAACTGGTGCTGCGCATGGCCGCGGATGCCGAGCCCGGACTCGTGGCGATCCCCGGCGGCAGGTTCTTCGGTTACGTCATCGGGGGGACGCTGCCCGCAGCCCTCGCCGCGGACTGGCTCGTCTCCGCCTGGGATCAGAACGCCGGCTCCAGCAGCATGACGACGGCAGCCGTCGCCCTCGAGCGCGTGGCGGGTCGATGGATCCTCGATCTCCTGCATCTGCCGGAGACCGCATCGGTGGGCTTCGTGACGGGCGCGCAGATGTCCAACTTCGTCTGCCTGGCCGTCGCCCGGCGTGCGCTGCTGGAGCGACGCGGCTGGGACCTCAACCGGCAGGGCACGTCCGGTGCGCCGCCGATCACCGTCGTGGTGGGCGCCGACCGCCACGGCTCGGTGGATCGCGCCGCCCGCTTCCTCGGGATCGGCAGCGACGAGATCGTCGCGGTCGCCTCGGACGAGGAGGGACGGATGCGGCCGGAGTCGCTGGCGGGGGTGCTGGCGGGCGTCGAGCGCGGGCTCGCCGTGGTGTGCCTGCAGGCCGGCGAGGTGCATTCCGGGGCGTTCGATCCGTTCGCCGAGCTGATCCCGCTCGCCCGCGAACACGGTGCCTGGGTCCACGTCGACGGCGCCTTCGGCCTGTGGGCGGCCGCATCCGACCGCCTACGCCATCTGGTGGCAGGGGCGGAGGGAGCCGACTCCTGGACGACGGACGCGCACAAGACGCTCAACGTGCCCTACGACTGCGGCATGGCCATCGTGCGGCGGCCGGAGGACTCGGTGGCCATGTTCCGCACCGGCGGGGACTACCTGATGTACTCCACGGACGACCCGTGGGACCGCGGGCCCGAGCTCTCCCGCCGGGCGCGCGGTGTCCCGGTGTGGGCGGCGCTGCGGAGCCTGGGACGCAGCGGGACCGCCGAACTGGTGGAGCGACTGCACACCCACGCGCAGGCGATGGCGGCGGGCCTCCGCCGGATCCCCGGGGTGAGCGTCATCGGGGAGGTGCCGTACACGCAGCTGATGTTCCGCCTCGAGGACGATGAAGCGACGCGGGAACTCGGCCGGGCCGTGCTCGCCGACGGCACGGCCGCACTGACCGGCGCCGAATGGCGGGGGCGCGCGGTGCTGCGCTGCTCGATGTCGTCGTGGGCCACCGACCAGGACGACATCGAGCGCACGCTCGCCGCGATCACGCGTCTCGTGCGCGCGATCCTCGGCTGA
- the pdxT gene encoding pyridoxal 5'-phosphate synthase glutaminase subunit PdxT, with protein MAARARVGVLALQGDVREHVRVLGRLGADVVPVRRPEELRDVHGLVLPGGESSVIDKLARAFGMRQPLREAIAAGMPVYGTCAGLILLADRITDGIEGQQTLGGLDVTVRRNAFGTQVDSFEAELDVPLFGDPPVHAAFIRAPLVIDAGETVEPLAVLPDGGIVAVRQGALLGTAFHPEITGEHRFHELFLESVRAA; from the coding sequence ATGGCCGCCCGCGCGCGCGTCGGCGTCCTGGCCCTCCAGGGCGACGTCCGCGAGCACGTCCGGGTGCTCGGCCGCCTCGGCGCGGACGTCGTACCTGTCCGCAGGCCCGAGGAGCTGCGCGACGTGCACGGGCTCGTCCTGCCCGGTGGCGAGTCGAGCGTCATCGACAAGCTCGCCCGCGCGTTCGGGATGAGGCAGCCGCTGCGGGAGGCGATCGCCGCGGGCATGCCGGTCTACGGCACCTGCGCGGGCCTCATCCTGCTCGCGGACCGGATCACCGACGGCATCGAGGGACAGCAGACCCTCGGAGGGCTGGACGTGACGGTGCGCCGGAACGCCTTCGGCACGCAGGTCGACTCATTCGAGGCGGAGCTCGATGTGCCGCTCTTCGGCGACCCGCCCGTGCACGCTGCCTTCATCCGTGCCCCGCTGGTGATCGACGCGGGTGAGACGGTCGAGCCCCTCGCCGTGCTGCCGGACGGCGGCATCGTCGCCGTCCGGCAGGGCGCGCTGCTCGGCACCGCCTTCCACCCGGAGATCACCGGGGAGCACCGCTTCCACGAGCTGTTCCTGGAGAGCGTGCGGGCCGCGTGA
- the pdxS gene encoding pyridoxal 5'-phosphate synthase lyase subunit PdxS encodes MSSTGTGRVKRGLAEMLKGGVIMDVVTVEQARIAEDAGAVAVMALERVPADIRAQGGVSRMSDPDMIDGIIEAVSIPVMAKARIGHFVEAQVLQELGVDYIDESEVLSPADYVNHIDKWNFTVPFVCGATNLGEALRRINEGAAMIRSKGEAGTGDVSEATKHIRRITGEINQLRSMTKDELYVAAKELQAPYDLVAEIAETGTLPVVLFVAGGVATPADAAMMMQMGADGVFVGSGIFKSGNPAERAAAIVKATTFFDDAKVIADVSRGLGEAMVGINVSDLPAPHRLAERGW; translated from the coding sequence ATGTCTTCCACCGGAACCGGGCGCGTCAAGCGCGGCCTCGCCGAGATGCTCAAGGGCGGCGTGATCATGGACGTCGTCACCGTCGAGCAGGCTCGAATCGCGGAGGATGCGGGAGCGGTCGCCGTGATGGCCCTCGAGCGGGTGCCCGCAGACATCCGGGCGCAGGGCGGGGTCTCCCGGATGAGCGACCCGGACATGATCGACGGCATCATCGAGGCCGTCTCCATCCCGGTCATGGCGAAGGCGCGCATCGGGCACTTCGTCGAGGCGCAGGTGCTGCAGGAGCTCGGCGTCGACTACATCGACGAGTCCGAGGTGCTCTCGCCCGCCGACTACGTCAACCACATCGACAAGTGGAACTTCACCGTGCCCTTCGTCTGCGGCGCGACGAACCTCGGCGAGGCGTTGCGCCGCATCAACGAGGGCGCGGCGATGATCCGCTCCAAGGGCGAGGCCGGCACGGGCGACGTCTCCGAGGCCACCAAGCACATCCGCAGGATCACCGGCGAGATCAACCAGCTCCGCTCGATGACCAAGGACGAGCTGTACGTCGCGGCGAAGGAGCTGCAGGCGCCCTACGACCTCGTCGCCGAGATCGCGGAGACCGGCACTCTGCCGGTCGTGCTGTTCGTCGCCGGCGGCGTCGCGACCCCCGCGGATGCCGCGATGATGATGCAGATGGGTGCGGACGGCGTGTTCGTCGGCTCCGGCATCTTCAAGTCGGGCAACCCGGCGGAACGTGCCGCGGCGATCGTCAAGGCCACCACGTTCTTCGACGATGCGAAGGTCATCGCGGACGTCTCCCGTGGCCTGGGCGAAGCGATGGTCGGTATCAACGTGTCCGATCTGCCCGCTCCGCACCGGCTCGCCGAGCGCGGCTGGTAG
- a CDS encoding aminotransferase class I/II-fold pyridoxal phosphate-dependent enzyme yields MDTHITGRTAADIADSVRSLLERGVLEPGDALPPVRTLADRLGVNRNTAVAAYRQLTQAGIAVSRGRAGTRIVDRAPVPQEGFAAGSVLRDIGTGNPDAALIPDPSRALADVVGRPVLYGEPVIDRELEQWALEWLGADLAPRDIRVTVTSGAVDAVERLLAQALTRDDAVALENPCFLSAIHTVRLGGYRAVPVPVDEQGMTPAGLRAALHDGVRAVVCTPRAQNPTGASLTAERAAELRAVLADHPYVLVIEDDHFSMLSHAPAQSLIGAHHRRWALVRSVSKFLGPDMCLAVTATDPYTADRLAMRLSPGTTWVSHLLQRLAFSLITDPEVREGITLAGAHYAERNDSFAARLRAHGLPCTPGDGLNVWLALPAPARAVAEQLMRRGWLPRTGEEFAVDGGPGSAHLRLTVHELDDTDAERLAADIAEAVRAVSRSGSGMIDR; encoded by the coding sequence ATGGACACCCACATCACGGGCCGCACGGCGGCGGACATCGCCGACAGCGTGCGCTCCCTGCTCGAGCGCGGGGTGCTCGAACCCGGCGACGCCCTGCCCCCGGTGCGCACCCTCGCCGATCGGCTCGGCGTGAACCGGAACACGGCGGTCGCCGCGTACCGCCAGCTCACCCAGGCCGGGATCGCCGTCAGCCGCGGTCGCGCCGGTACCCGCATCGTCGACCGCGCCCCCGTGCCCCAGGAGGGCTTCGCCGCGGGCAGCGTGCTCCGCGACATCGGCACCGGCAACCCCGACGCAGCCCTCATCCCGGACCCGTCCCGCGCGCTCGCGGACGTCGTCGGCAGACCGGTGCTCTACGGAGAGCCTGTGATCGACCGCGAGCTGGAGCAGTGGGCCCTCGAGTGGTTGGGGGCGGACCTCGCTCCACGCGACATCCGCGTCACCGTGACCAGCGGCGCGGTCGACGCCGTGGAGCGTCTGCTCGCACAGGCACTGACCCGGGACGACGCCGTGGCGCTGGAGAACCCGTGCTTCCTCTCCGCGATCCACACGGTGCGGCTGGGCGGCTACCGCGCGGTCCCCGTGCCCGTGGACGAACAGGGCATGACGCCCGCCGGGCTGCGGGCGGCCCTGCACGACGGTGTCCGCGCCGTCGTCTGCACACCGCGGGCGCAGAACCCGACGGGAGCCAGCCTCACCGCGGAACGGGCGGCGGAGCTCCGGGCGGTGCTCGCCGACCACCCCTACGTGCTCGTGATCGAGGACGACCACTTCTCGATGCTGTCCCACGCACCCGCCCAGTCCCTGATCGGAGCGCACCACCGGCGCTGGGCGCTGGTGCGATCGGTCTCGAAATTCCTCGGTCCCGACATGTGCCTCGCCGTGACCGCGACCGATCCGTACACCGCGGATCGCCTCGCCATGCGGCTCAGCCCCGGCACCACCTGGGTCAGTCATCTGCTGCAGCGGCTCGCGTTCTCGTTGATCACGGATCCCGAGGTGCGCGAGGGGATCACCCTGGCCGGCGCGCACTACGCGGAGCGCAACGACTCGTTCGCGGCGCGCCTGCGCGCACATGGCCTGCCGTGCACGCCCGGTGACGGGCTGAACGTCTGGCTCGCCCTCCCCGCCCCGGCACGCGCGGTTGCCGAGCAGCTCATGCGCCGGGGGTGGCTTCCCCGCACCGGCGAGGAGTTCGCGGTGGACGGGGGCCCCGGGTCCGCGCACCTCCGACTCACGGTCCACGAACTCGACGACACCGACGCGGAACGGCTCGCCGCCGACATCGCCGAGGCCGTGCGCGCGGTGTCCCGTTCCGGAAGTGGGATGATCGACCGGTGA
- the pdxY gene encoding pyridoxal kinase PdxY translates to MKILSIQSAVAYGHVGNSAAVFPLQRIGVEVLPVYTVNFSNHTGYGSWRGPLIAPEDVAAVLTGIEERGVFGEIDVVLSGYQGGEGIGDVIIDAVARVKAANPDAIYACDPVMGNAKSGCFVAPSIPVLLRERVVPVADIITPNQFELGFLTGTEPTTIASTLASADAARAMGPRTVLVTSVERPDREEGTIEMMVVDDHGAWVVQTPLLPMKANGSGDVTAALFTAHYRRTGDAADALARTTSSVYDLLERTHSSGQRELQLVESQESYAHPRMQFPVRQVR, encoded by the coding sequence GTGAAGATCCTCTCGATCCAGTCGGCCGTCGCCTACGGCCACGTCGGCAACTCCGCGGCCGTGTTCCCGCTCCAGCGCATCGGTGTCGAGGTCCTGCCGGTGTACACCGTGAACTTCTCCAACCACACCGGCTACGGGTCGTGGCGCGGTCCGCTGATCGCCCCCGAGGACGTCGCAGCCGTGCTGACCGGCATCGAGGAACGCGGCGTGTTCGGCGAGATCGACGTCGTGCTCTCCGGCTATCAGGGCGGCGAGGGCATCGGCGACGTCATCATCGACGCCGTCGCCCGCGTCAAGGCGGCAAACCCGGACGCGATCTACGCATGCGACCCGGTCATGGGCAACGCGAAGTCCGGCTGCTTCGTGGCGCCCAGCATCCCGGTCCTCCTGCGGGAGCGCGTGGTGCCGGTGGCGGACATCATCACGCCCAACCAGTTCGAGCTGGGGTTCCTCACCGGTACCGAGCCGACGACGATCGCCTCGACGCTGGCCTCGGCCGACGCCGCCCGCGCGATGGGACCGCGCACCGTGCTCGTCACGAGCGTGGAGCGCCCGGACCGCGAAGAGGGCACGATCGAGATGATGGTCGTGGACGACCACGGCGCCTGGGTCGTGCAGACCCCGCTGCTCCCGATGAAGGCGAACGGCTCCGGCGACGTCACCGCCGCGCTGTTCACCGCGCACTACCGCCGGACCGGCGATGCGGCGGATGCCCTCGCCCGCACCACGTCGAGCGTGTACGACCTGCTCGAGCGGACGCACTCGTCCGGACAGCGCGAGCTGCAGCTCGTCGAGTCGCAGGAGTCCTACGCCCACCCGAGGATGCAGTTCCCGGTGCGCCAGGTCCGCTGA
- a CDS encoding HIT family protein, with amino-acid sequence MTERPEDSDAALIAASELPGVPDQFQRLWTPHRMAYIQAGPEPLVEECPFCAAPAKSDEDALIVHRGTHAYVLLNLFPYNSGHLLVCPYRHIPTYDEATPEEVAEIGALTQTAMRVLRTVARCDGFNIGMNQGAVAGAGVAGHLHQHIVPRWATDANFFPIIARTKAIPQLLGDVRTAVADAWPR; translated from the coding sequence GTGACCGAACGCCCCGAGGACTCGGATGCGGCGCTGATCGCCGCATCCGAGCTCCCGGGCGTGCCGGACCAGTTCCAGCGGCTGTGGACGCCGCACCGGATGGCGTACATCCAGGCGGGGCCCGAGCCCCTGGTCGAGGAGTGCCCGTTCTGCGCAGCGCCCGCCAAGTCCGATGAGGACGCGCTGATCGTGCACCGCGGCACCCACGCGTACGTGCTGCTGAACCTGTTCCCGTACAACTCGGGGCACCTGCTCGTGTGCCCGTACCGCCACATCCCGACCTACGACGAAGCGACCCCCGAGGAGGTCGCCGAGATCGGCGCGCTGACGCAGACCGCGATGCGGGTGCTGCGTACCGTCGCGCGCTGTGACGGCTTCAACATCGGGATGAACCAGGGCGCCGTGGCCGGGGCGGGCGTCGCCGGGCACCTCCACCAGCACATCGTGCCGCGGTGGGCCACGGACGCGAACTTCTTCCCGATCATCGCCCGGACGAAGGCCATCCCGCAGCTGCTGGGAGACGTGCGCACCGCGGTGGCGGACGCCTGGCCGCGCTGA